CTCAGGGACAAGTCGACGGACAAATTCCGCATACAGGTCAATAGGAGCAAGTGGCCAATCCGTGCCGAACAACATTTTCTCATAGTGGTCGGAATACACCAGCGCCCGGCGAAAATGATCCATGAACAGAGGTTCATTCATGAACCGTTCAAAATGAGGCCGATCACCGACTACAAGACCGGACAAATCGGCATAGACGTTTGGATTTTTGGCCACCACTTCGGCGGCATCCATCACCCACGGATCGCCAAGATGGCAAATCATAAAATTCACATCACGTCGTTGAAACGCTAATTCGTCTACCGTAAGAGGATGTGCATACTTAAGCAATCCATTCATCGAGTACGTATCACCGGTATGAATGACGACAGGCGTGCCGTACTTGGCTGCCAACTCATAGATCGGTGAATAGATTTTGTCATAAACGTAATGATGATAGTAACCGGCGTAGAGCTTAATACCAGCCACCTCGGGCGCTTGCAGCCGTGCCTCAATTCGGTCGAGCTCCTCCTGAGCATCCTTGCCTCCGAGCATATTCGGATTGATCCCCACGCATTCCATTAAGAAAGGCGGCACAGTGTCTTCCAAGTCAAGGCCCATCGGATTAGGGGAAGTAGAGTCAGGGAAAGCTCCCTTCGTCTGCTCCGATACCCCCATTCCAATGCCCAGAATAACGTCGTTCTTATCAAACTCCGCTTTGAGCCCGGCAGCAGTGTAATCAACTTTAGAGAGATCCAGTGCTGTTTGATGAAAGCTGTCGATGTCCGACAGATGAATGTGAATATCAATGATCGGCATTTAAGATCTCCTTTTCGTCAGTAGGTCTAGCAAAGGTCAGCTTCAAAAGACTGCGGACATCCTCTGAATTCAGAGCGAGTTCTCCCATGATCAGGAAGGACGGCTGTGTCCAAACGGTTTCTCCATTGAGAAGCGGAAGATGATGATGCACCCCGTGATTAAATACCTTATTGTTCACATACGCCGAGGCACTCTGATTCGGGTGACTGCTCGCCATATGCAGCATATCCTTACGCGAAGATGCCCCAATTCGCAATAGTCCCTTGGCCTCAAGATAGGTTTCAACCGTTCCTAATAAGAACTTGCCCTCCTTGGAGAATTCCATCCATCCTTCGGCATAGACTGGCGAAGGTTTGATATAATTCTCCTCCGACAACGAATAATTCGGCAGGGTCATTCCGCTGTCATTGGTCACCGAATGCAACACACAGAGCACAGGGACGCCGGGGAGCATAAGGTAATGCTGATTAACAACAATCCCTCGGTTCTTTTCCTGCTTCTCGATCGAAGTAGTGATACGTAATCCTTTCCATACATTGCCCTGAACATCCATTTGCTCGGTCCAAGCTGCGCTTCTTGGCTCCTCCAAACGACTAAATCCACCTATGCCTGAAATACCTACACCGAGTCCACCATGCCAAGGATTCCACCAGGAACGTGGTGCTGCTTCCGGGTAGGAGCTATCCAGCCATTCTTCTCCATGGTGCTTCAGGGAATGCACAACACTGCCGAAATCAGGAGCAGCTGCAATAGAAAGTACTCCGTTACTCACAGTGTAAATAGGACCCGCTGGTCCCTCTTCTGTGTCACAGATAACGGCTGCTGTTTCCGTTTGAGGGAACCAGAGGCCTGCTCGCTCTTGAATACGATCCTCTCCACGATAGACGACTCGAACCTTCTGTCCTGATTGGCTGTGTTCTGAAGAAGATTCCGCTTCCTCAGGCGAGAGCTCAAAGCCCGCGGAGTGCAGATTCTGCTCTCTTTGCAGATCCATCTCAGCGACTTTCTGCTCCTCTCCTCTATCCGTTTGTACATATAACTCGAGGCTTCCATTAAGCGGAGTCATCTTTCGTTCGATTAACTCCGCATGAAGCGCCCCCGCCGCAAACGGATTTCCACCGCCGAGCGTTAATTCAAGATGATCATCCAACACCGGTGTGATCGGATCCAGCTGCTTCCGTGCAAAGGTGCGGAAATCCGACCACTTCAGGAAGGTGTTTAAAGCGAACACCAGCGTCTTTGTTCGTACGACATCTCCAGCAGAGATTTGACCAAGATTATGCTCCAGTCCAAGTGGATACTCCGGACGAAGCAGCTTCAGCGAAGGGTCCCAGCAAACGCCGCATGTGACATTTTCTTCCTTGCTAAACAACCAATTTTCCGTAATTTGAGCGCTGTCCCAATAACTCGGATCACCCGAATAAGCATCGCCCATATCTACGTAATGCCCCTGATAAGGCAGGATGAGCCGTTTGCCAAAAAATCCGAAATTCGTTAGCAGATACATATCCTCTTCCAACGTTTGGTTACTCGTATTGCGTACCTCGCTATAAAACTCAGCGATTCCGTTTGCAAAGAGCTTAGCCACTCTTTTTATCTCCAGACCCGGGAATTCATCCGATTCATAAAGGGTCTCTAGAACTTGGCCCTCTCCTTCGGAATAGATCTTTACTTCTTTAGCCTGTTTCTTCGAGAATTCTTCGGCGAATGGTTTACCTAACTTCGGATGGGTTAACCAGAAATTATGGCTCGATCCGGGATATTCAATCCACATCCCATTGTCGTTATTATTAAGATGTACGGAGTAGGTGCCGTTTACAGCCACCCACTGATCTCCGTTTTCCCCACCGAAGCGGCCATGTGTTCCTTTCATTAGCACAGATAATTTGCTGATGAAGGACACTGCCTTCTCTCCAGTCGGAACGGCCGTCACCTCAATATCCCGTGAATAAAGGCCATATGAATTTAGGGTAAAGGGGACTCGGATGGAAGCCTTACTTTTAGCTGGAACCGAGAAGCTTACTGTCCGATCCGCCCACGTCAAAAATTCTTCCTCAGGCAAATCAAAAGAAAATTCCGCTTCCGTTGCAAAATTATTCTCAACATTCAAATATAGCTCAGCGGGAAGACCCGGATACAGCTCACGCTTTGGCAACTCCATCATCATTTTCAGTGGGAATTTAGGAGCAACACCTATACGAAACTCAGCACGCTTGCCACCGATGATCCATTTGCTCATAACCACAGGGTGAGTCTTCTTGTCGTTTTGCTCTTCACGAATCGGATCAAGCTCGAACTCACCTTCTACGATAAGTGTTTCTCCTGGCGCGAGTGTTGGTGCAGCAGACAAGGCAAAACGAATATTTTTGTCATTTTGGCCTTTGATCTCAATAGCCAGATCAGACGCCGAACGATTCTTGATGTGATAGCGAATCTTGTAGGTGGAACCGAATACAAGATCGTGATCGTCAATCTCCGTGGAGATTTCATAGTCAGGTGTATCAAGAGCCGTCAGGCCGCGACCGGTCTTCTCGAATTCTGCACGTAAGGAGAGTTCTCCCTTTTGCCAGGTGTAATCGAAGAAATCAAAACCACGCTCCCGGCGACCATCCGGCTGAATGGGCAGTTCACGGGTACTATCTGCATACCAATCCAGCTGTTCAAAATAAGGAGCGAGTGCTTCCGTTTGCAGAACTGTCGGAATAAAGTTCATCAAATGAACGTAATCCTCATTTTTTTCCCAAAAGAATCCACATTTCTTATACATCGGTACGGCCTTCGTATTGCCTGCCCAAGTAAACAGATCAAGACGTGGCCAGCCCGCTTCAATTGTTGTGCGAACAGCGTTCAAAATCAGGTTACGTCCTACCTTGTATCCGTGATAATCAGGTCGTACATTCAACAGCGGAACATACAAAGCTCCTTCGTCTTGACGGTAATGGGCAAAACTGCAGAAGCCGACCACTTCCTCACCATCAACGGCGAGAAACACATTCAGGTTGGACGAGATTTCCATCTCGCGGCGTACTGTATCCTCTGTTCTCTGATTGGTGCCTCCACCCCAGCTTTCGTTGCTACGGTTCCACATTTCTGCAACCGCCTTAGCGTAAGAAGGATCATATTCTATAATGCGGATTTGTTCCGCTGTAGTCTTAACAGTCATGCTCTCAGCTCCTTCTCCCTCAAATAGAGTATGTATACAACTTTATTCAAATAACTCCTACGAGTTCTTATTATACTATTAATTGGAAGGCTGTTACGAGGTAAAAAACTCTTTCTCCTTATTTTCTACATAAAGCCACTGCCAGCAGAAAGCTACAGAATAAAAAAGCTGTCGAGACTCCCTCGACAGCTTAGAATCTACTCTATGAGCAGCATTTCTATTTAACAACTCTCCACATGATCCGCTGATCTGTTTTTTAAATTCGCGATACCTACAATACCAATCAACAACACGCAGAAAGAATAAGGAAGTGCCATATTCGCGGTGTATAAAGCTGTGCCTATAACTGGACCTATAAATGATCCGCCACCTTGAAGGGCCGCAATAAAGGAAGCAACGCTTCTTTGCTCATGGTCTTGAACCGCCATTGAAGCACCCGCACTGTAGCCAAGCAATGTAAAGCCGATGCCAATTCCCAAGAATGTAAAGTCCACATAAGCAAATCTGATAAACAATAATAAGCCTAGCAGACCCAAAGCCACAAATAATAGCCCTACGAGCAGCACCTTCTTAGGATGCCATTTGAGATATTTGCTGATCACAATTTGCGAGAGCACCACCATTACTCCCGAGATAGCCAGACCCGTTCCAATTAACTGAGTGGCTTGCTGGGTACTGTATCCAAGGCTGTCTTGCACAAAAAATCCGATAGTAACCTGCACGATATTCAGAGCAAACGATAGCAATAGTCCAATCCATAAATAGAGGCGTATCCGTTTGTCGTTGGGTGAAAGTGAAATCGCCTGCCGTTCGATCTCGATATTCTTTTCTTTAGGAATAAACACTAGAAATAAAATAGCCAAGGTGAATAATAATATGGCTGCGGCGTACATTGGTGAGGTGAGTCCCAGCGAAGCCATTCCTCCGCTCATTGCAGGTCCTACTACGAAGCCAAGTCCATTGGCTGCACCGAATAATGCCATTCCCTGA
This genomic stretch from Paenibacillus sp. FSL H7-0737 harbors:
- a CDS encoding GNAT family N-acetyltransferase, which produces MTVKTTAEQIRIIEYDPSYAKAVAEMWNRSNESWGGGTNQRTEDTVRREMEISSNLNVFLAVDGEEVVGFCSFAHYRQDEGALYVPLLNVRPDYHGYKVGRNLILNAVRTTIEAGWPRLDLFTWAGNTKAVPMYKKCGFFWEKNEDYVHLMNFIPTVLQTEALAPYFEQLDWYADSTRELPIQPDGRRERGFDFFDYTWQKGELSLRAEFEKTGRGLTALDTPDYEISTEIDDHDLVFGSTYKIRYHIKNRSASDLAIEIKGQNDKNIRFALSAAPTLAPGETLIVEGEFELDPIREEQNDKKTHPVVMSKWIIGGKRAEFRIGVAPKFPLKMMMELPKRELYPGLPAELYLNVENNFATEAEFSFDLPEEEFLTWADRTVSFSVPAKSKASIRVPFTLNSYGLYSRDIEVTAVPTGEKAVSFISKLSVLMKGTHGRFGGENGDQWVAVNGTYSVHLNNNDNGMWIEYPGSSHNFWLTHPKLGKPFAEEFSKKQAKEVKIYSEGEGQVLETLYESDEFPGLEIKRVAKLFANGIAEFYSEVRNTSNQTLEEDMYLLTNFGFFGKRLILPYQGHYVDMGDAYSGDPSYWDSAQITENWLFSKEENVTCGVCWDPSLKLLRPEYPLGLEHNLGQISAGDVVRTKTLVFALNTFLKWSDFRTFARKQLDPITPVLDDHLELTLGGGNPFAAGALHAELIERKMTPLNGSLELYVQTDRGEEQKVAEMDLQREQNLHSAGFELSPEEAESSSEHSQSGQKVRVVYRGEDRIQERAGLWFPQTETAAVICDTEEGPAGPIYTVSNGVLSIAAAPDFGSVVHSLKHHGEEWLDSSYPEAAPRSWWNPWHGGLGVGISGIGGFSRLEEPRSAAWTEQMDVQGNVWKGLRITTSIEKQEKNRGIVVNQHYLMLPGVPVLCVLHSVTNDSGMTLPNYSLSEENYIKPSPVYAEGWMEFSKEGKFLLGTVETYLEAKGLLRIGASSRKDMLHMASSHPNQSASAYVNNKVFNHGVHHHLPLLNGETVWTQPSFLIMGELALNSEDVRSLLKLTFARPTDEKEILNADH
- a CDS encoding MFS transporter, whose amino-acid sequence is MKYRLGIMFLIVLTGMISIAAFNPIIGPLARNLGLSDFQSGCLVSVAGLCWLLGGYFWEKQTFMSRKWLLASIMFVYMATLVIFALLADYAVHAASKTSLFWSFFILRAIAGFFFGGIPALAQAYVMGWSTKETRTQGMALFGAANGLGFVVGPAMSGGMASLGLTSPMYAAAILLFTLAILFLVFIPKEKNIEIERQAISLSPNDKRIRLYLWIGLLLSFALNIVQVTIGFFVQDSLGYSTQQATQLIGTGLAISGVMVVLSQIVISKYLKWHPKKVLLVGLLFVALGLLGLLLFIRFAYVDFTFLGIGIGFTLLGYSAGASMAVQDHEQRSVASFIAALQGGGSFIGPVIGTALYTANMALPYSFCVLLIGIVGIANLKNRSADHVESC
- a CDS encoding amidohydrolase family protein; amino-acid sequence: MPIIDIHIHLSDIDSFHQTALDLSKVDYTAAGLKAEFDKNDVILGIGMGVSEQTKGAFPDSTSPNPMGLDLEDTVPPFLMECVGINPNMLGGKDAQEELDRIEARLQAPEVAGIKLYAGYYHHYVYDKIYSPIYELAAKYGTPVVIHTGDTYSMNGLLKYAHPLTVDELAFQRRDVNFMICHLGDPWVMDAAEVVAKNPNVYADLSGLVVGDRPHFERFMNEPLFMDHFRRALVYSDHYEKMLFGTDWPLAPIDLYAEFVRRLVPEQHHEKVFYENAFALFPRIQQRIAAL